In the genome of Leishmania panamensis strain MHOM/PA/94/PSC-1 chromosome 17 sequence, one region contains:
- a CDS encoding 5'-3' exonuclease, putative (TriTrypDB/GeneDB-style sysID: LpmP.17.1120), translated as MGVPKFAAWLRKKYPSMVMARCPGDVHGLYIDLNGLIHPCCHDEHDPSVALRTEEEKLRSICLAIETLVVTVRPQHLLYIAIDGVAPRAKMNQQRLRRYMSAAVPLADTNKTFHGDSHGISETMVAAFEEFTQAEFDEVERELEDVSQALMKDVLYGGGATMDLGDEATGEGEGADGLPVAPPTALPTVKSEGEGAACGSAAQAGRQPTAWAPPARFDSNCISPGTVFMDAVAAAVRDYIHRKLAPKANDGGDSAEVEAGSSPSSSTTINAPCAHWAGLTVVFSDSNTAGEGEHKLVDFLRTQSAFPGFNGSGCHVIAGLDADLIFLSLSLHIPRVVILRDNNQSSYEQALLSDTAGGTLMTKKVSLKAKTPQVREALVASSLTSSGTMTLATASPRHIADMVVKPCISYEYFDIDVVGSSLVSEVYQLCLENCIRIRGDLLTCAANCLAANGFCFYRYNRAGGGEDGGGADIDGTNSGAARVTSPTANKGDGKSGEKPTARPRAPPPPFHPCTSTGNSKIVDDFIVLGMLLGNDFLPHLPSVYCGESAMDTLMDVYTRAVLPYGYLTGGKCEIQLAQLERLLRAYAAVEAVRFRQFAIQSGTMTPQEAATPELCSAADRRCWRDVYVCTTSLRDEAGTQAACRSYVEGLQFVWCYYSSVSLQVNWAWYYPFHHAPLALDIADFLRAQGPQVQTTLAALELEGQPPSPFCQLLCILPPPSRQLVPEALRAAMTSPPAELVDTFPHRWVVDRTGAYGKDHLAAVLLPFANLPPLQGLVAAASGIYTAEEKQRNTLRFTHYVFKGQSAQLARRPAATSTGAVPATATAENLTNPAVSQEARAAPFSKPRRASPVRTAPPVRGSATTMMRGFRIQGSGLRALSAEEVPANMRDCTTIACFSLAEIAPPLSRPRTYSYAVPIPCLTALPYGGRVAAQRRPRHRRGVAQSCKNENACVTANNATGAQASTPAVLFGEFAVCLAAMGVLTAGATVWHSFSLRPLLRSGPILLQLCCICATVIWLAFALGLAVTPKGRSAGSGQRRHRIFTAFVDWQCSVCLSLNFSRNRRCFMCCAPYDPHRCVALFSSCHPPEPPLMDPDHSAYAECYGIPAV; from the coding sequence ATGGGCGTTCCCAAGTTCGCGGCGTGGTTGAGGAAGAAGTACCCATCCATGGTGATGGCCCGCTGCCCTGGCGACGTGCACGGACTCTACATTGACCTCAACGGGCTCATTCATCCCTGCTGCCACGACGAGCATGACCCATCCGTCGCCCTGCGtacggaagaggagaagtTGCGCAGCATCTGCCTCGCCATTGAAACGCTCGTCGTGACGGTGCGCCCACAACATCTCCTCTATATCGCTATCGACGGCGTCGCCCCACGTGCGAAGATgaatcagcagcgcctgaGGCGGTACATgagcgcggcggtgccgctcgcCGACACAAACAAGACGTTCCATGGCGACAGCCACGGGATCAGCGAGACCATGGTGGCGGCGTTTGAGGAGTTCACGCAAGCAGAGTTCGATGAGGTGGAGCGTGAGCTGGAGGATGTGAGCCAGGCACTCATGAAGGATGTGCTgtatggcggtggtgccacgATGGATCTGGGGGATGAGGCGactggggagggggagggagctgaTGGACTGCCCGTGGCGCCACCGACCGCTCTGCCAACCGTGAAAAGTGAGGGCGAGGGGGCCGCATGCGGCTCTGCTGCCCAAGCCGGCAGGCAGCCGACAGCGTGGGCCCCACCCGCTAGATTTGACAGCAACTGCATTTCCCCTGGCACAGTGTTCATGGAtgccgtggcggctgccgtgcggGACTACATCCATCGCAAGTTGGCGCCAAAGGCgaacgacggcggcgataGTGCGGAGGTCGAAGCTGGATCGTCACCGTCGTCATCGACCACCATCAACGCCCCCTGTGCACACTGGGCCGGCCTCACCGTCGTCTTCTCGGACTCGAACACTGCCGGCGAGGGTGAGCACAAGCTCGTTGACTTCCTGCGCACCCAGTCGGCCTTCCCCGGATTCAATGGCAGCGGCTGTCATGTCATCGCCGGACTGGACGCCGACCTCATCTTCCTCTCACTATCTCTTCACATCCCGCGCGTTGTCATCCTGCGCGACAACAACCAGTCCAGCTATGAGCAGGCGTTGCTGTCCGACACCGCTGGCGGTACGTTGATGACCAAGAAAGTGTCCCTGAAGGCGAAAACACCACAGGTTCGAGAGGCGCTCGTGGCGAGCTCGTTGACGTCGTCGGGGACCATGACGCTAGCGACGGCATCACCGCGGCACATTGCTGACATGGTGGTGAAGCCGTGCATCAGCTACGAATACTTCGACATCGACGTTGTCGGGTCGTCTCTGGTGTCCGAGGTGTATCAGCTATGCTTGGAAAACTGTATACGGATCCGCGGCGACCTGCTAACGTGCGCAGCCAACTGCTTGGCAGCCAACGGGTTCTGCTTCTACCGCTACAACCGCGCCGGCGGTGGAGAGgatggaggtggcgccgACATCGACGGCACCAACAGTGGTGCTGCGAGGGTGACAAGCCCAACCGCGAACAAGGGGGATGGAAAGAGCGGCGAGAAGCCCACAGCGCGGCCCAgggccccgccgccgccgttccACCCGTGCACCTCGACTGGCAACTCAAAGATTGTGGACGACTTCATTGTGCTCGGGATGCTGCTCGGCAACGACTTCCTACCGCATCTGCCCAGCGTCTACTGCGGGGAGAGTGCCATGGACACGTTGATGGATGTGTATACCCGCGCCGTGCTGCCATACGGGTACCTGACCGGCGGGAAGTGCGAAATCCAGCTGGCACAACTGGAGCGGCTGTTACGCGCGTACGCGGCGGTCGAGGCGGTGCGTTTTCGCCAGTTCGCCATTCAGTCGGGGACAATGACGCCACAAGAGGCCGCAACGCCGGAGCTGTGCTCGGCTGCTgatcgccgctgctggcgcgacGTGTACGTATGCACTACCTCGCTGCGCGATGAGGCGGGGACGCAGGCAGCGTGCAGGTCGTATGTGGAGGGGCTGCAGTTTGTATGGTGCTACTACAGCTCCGTATCGCTGCAGGTGAACTGGGCGTGGTACTACCCGTTCCACCACGCCCCGCTGGCCCTCGATATTGCTGATTTCCTACGTGCGCAAGGGCCGCAGGTACAGACGACGCTGGCAGCACTTGAGCTAGAGGGGCAGCCACCGTCACCGTTCTGCCAGCTGCTCTGTATTTTGCCTCCGCCAAGTCGTCAGCTCGTGCCCGAGGCTCTGCGTGCAGCGATGACGTCTCCTCCGGCCGAGTTGGTGGATACGTTCCCGCACCGCTGGGTGGTCGACAGAACTGGCGCCTACGGCAAGGATCacctggcggcggtgctcttGCCATTCGCCAACCTGCCGCCGTTGCAGGGGTTGGTGGCGGCTGCCAGTGGCATATAcacggcagaggagaagcagcggaaCACACTACGCTTCACGCACTACGTCTTCAAAGGGCAGTCGGCACAGCTCGCCAGGAGACCAGCAGCTACATCCACTGGCGCTGTACCAGCAACTGCGACGGCTGAAAACTTAACCAACCCCGCGGTGAGTCAGGAGGCTAGAGCCGCTCCTTTTTCCAAGCCGCGGCGTGCCTCCCCCGTCcgcacagcaccgcctgtCAGAGGGAGCGCCACTACGATGATGCGTGGCTTCCGCATTCAGGGCAGCGGCCTGAGGGCGCTCTCCGCGGAGGAGGTGCCGGCCAATATGCGGGACTGCACCACCAttgcttgtttttctctcgctgaaATTGCGCCGCCTCTGTCGCGACCGCGCACCTATTCGTACGCCGTGCCCATCCCGTGTCTGACAGCCCTCCCGTACGGCGGTCGTgttgcagcgcagcggcgcccgCGCCACAGAAGGGGCGTTGCTCAGTCTTGCAAGAATGAGAATGCCTGCGTGACGGCGAACAATGCGACTGGCGCCCAGGCCTCCACGCCCGCCGTGCTGTTTGGCGAGTTTGCCGTTTGCCTCGCTGCGATGGGTGTACTGACGGCCGGGGCGACGGTCTGgcactccttctccctgcGACCCTTACTGCGGAGCGGACCAATCCTACTTCAGCTGTGTTGCATCTGCGCCACCGTTATTTGGCTTGCCTTCGCGCTGGGCCTCGCCGTCACTCCCAAGGGCCGCAGCGCAGGAAGcgggcagcgccgccaccgcatctTTACGGCCTTCGTGGACTGGCAGTGTTCGGTGTGTCTCTCCCTGAACTTCTCGCGCAACCGGCGCTGCTTCATGTGCTGTGCACCGTACGACCCGCACCGGTGCGTGGcgctcttcagcagctgtCATCCACCAGAGCCGCCCCTGATGGACCCAGATCACTCTGCCTACGCTGAGTGCTATGGCATCCCTGCGGTGTAG
- a CDS encoding hypothetical protein (TriTrypDB/GeneDB-style sysID: LpmP.17.1110), giving the protein MNDIPSAGEVFRSDDGTVSTILPSNYGQDYEASEGELEEYAEYIGIDPATEPELMWIAKEGLRAALPDGWRACQTDDNEVYYFNFRSGESLWDHPMDEHYKNQVVSERAKRGSGGGGSSVEVTIGGAPHTGRTAAVTGSTKAIADSFFLRPAAAGSSNRTPGSLTDIGGGGIAAVTTGTTPGKGLSIPGSSMNDGASALRAPPDVSAILALSSTTSHPPPPGASRATANTGLSRMKEREAVLRKRLEEGNEAQLQVLRIELDKKADAERQRLAEARTKLQKDLDAAWEQEGSDTAGGTVAASPAASTATQGRLQIVREVKQIEESWKTRLHDVGTRVRELQQQVEAKQQTLLKTCQQSPEELRKALEACNAAEVAQLLETRKKESDVALAHLKNEQASKLTEAQLRASDAVAAAEKATEAEFQKKVLERRAQNEAMLAALQAAVEAKQADLTVKERATAAALTTTTTNATAAAAAADVSSDADEATIAASQAAADAEVAKAREASAAAVAQLREEYTKKKSEKEVALRAAQQQQQPLSRSLPASSAVSSPTVDLTSPRDDFSARGIGVADQAKLDEEDQKLRDEAYRAARIFEEETQIMVENKKAGRPLTATPSADVSACVSAEAIAALGRTANQEQRAREAENMRHFMAMKQLETKHDQVVRAMKAQLEKNLGSSTSSSASSIFNPRQQPSFTAQLTARKQAWLRDHPAPSAEMPMLPPIPTLPTATLQSGMVAVCMPGEEEQAELVKVRLVEVREEAQQRYDEEAQALQAARERDLETWRDAYRSSRLREVEKTLAELKEAATAESEKQPTELLVPCGTAAAVEAATGEGRRLGRLQSELQVLEDAIASADGEHERQTRALEENIVCLEESLAQLRTLERHEEEARAVQRHLQQQRQLAKGASESSSYAHPDTASASPSRTTLPTSSKLYITEEEAAGEEAVLRARWTALISALRGAVQREMEAYERALNGYCVPHHTSSAVEAAGTHPACFTAATVTTRGGASVHHTVSTPRDGNPATSATSSLPPPAPSSVMMTGSTLPGQPAAVLEQPPLPASSSVAIGSTFTNLSGYTTPLQRPSRNHDDSGTGSMMMSSTASRMPIPPAPQLSLMDGHLGRGGAPAAFSVQRPLLIPSSERQPHHLWPDASAMSSSVASLGARSRYLDPSEGVGVSPAAAPWATAPGGARGGGPPTGTSAASAQQLMAALVGHASYSGGTANGSAIDDAEVARVQHHAARLAALQQTALARRHGLEARRREIDRLRDVWRADMRACKQHGDRAQALQLREVKAALEVQAREFNKEVLKLKKLHARIHREVVHFRRWLAF; this is encoded by the coding sequence ATGAATGATATTCCGTCTGCGGGTGAGGTTTTCCGCAGCGATGACGGCACTGTCTCCACCATCCTGCCCAGTAACTACGGGCAGGACTACGAGGCATCTGAAGGGGAGCTGGAGGAGTACGCTGAGTACATCGGCATTGACCCCGCTACGGAGCCGGAGCTGATGTGGATCGCAAAGGAGGGGCTTCGAGCGGCACTGCCGGATGGCTGGCGTGCGTGCCAGACTGACGACAACGAAGTATACTACTTCAACTTCCGAAGTGGCGAGAGCCTCTGGGACCACCCGATGGATGAGCACTACAAGAATCAGGTCGTCAGCGAACGCGCGAAGcgaggcagtggcggcggcggtagtAGCGTGGAGGTTACCATTGGCGGCGCCCCCCACACCGGCCGGACAGCCGCAGTGACGGGGTCTACCAAGGCCATCGCCGACTCCTTCTTCTTGAgacctgctgcggcaggctCGTCGAACCGGACACCTGGCTCTCTCACTGAcatcggcggtggtggcataGCTGCGGTCACCACCGGCACTACGCCAGGGAAGGGCCTTTCTATACCCGGCAGCTCTATGAACGACGGCGCCAGTGCGCTGCGAGCCCCACCGGACGTGTCGGCCATCTTGGCACTGTCCTCCACCACTtcgcaccctcctcctcccggCGCGAGCCGTGCCACAGCAAACACTGGCTTGTCTCGCATGAAAGAGCGTGAGGCCGTACTGCGGAAGCggctggaggaggggaacGAGGCACAGCTTCAAGTTCTGCGCATTGAACTGGACAAGAAGGCGGACGCAGAGCGACAGAGACTGGCGGAGGCGCGGACGAAGCTCCAGAAGGATCTTGACGCCGCTTGGGAGCAGGAGGGCTCTGATACAGCCGGTGGAACTGTGGCCGCGTCGCCAGCGGCTAGTACGGCCACCCAGGGTCGCCTGCAGATCGTCCGTGAGGTAAAACAGATCGAGGAGAGCTGGAAGACCCGTCTGCACGACGTTGGCACTCGTGtgcgagagctgcagcagcaggtggaggcgaagcagcagacACTTCTGAAAACCTGTCAGCAGTCTCCGGAGGAGCTGAGAAAAGCGCTCGAGGCATGCAACGCTGCTGAGGTAGCGCAGCTGCTAGagacgaggaagaaggagagcgacgtCGCCCTCGCCCATCTCAAGAACGAGCAGGCATCGAAGCTGACGGAGGCGCAACTGCGCGCTagcgacgccgtcgccgcggctGAGAAGGCGACTGAGGCGGAGTTTCAGAAGAAGGTGCTGGAGCGCCGGGCGCAGAACGAGGCAATGCTTGCCGCACTgcaggcagcggtggaggcgaagcaggCGGATCTGACTGTCAAGGAAagagccactgctgccgcattgacgacgacgacgacgaatgccactgcggcagccgctgcagcggacgTGTCCTCAGACGCTGACGAGGCCACAATTGCCGCATCTCAGGCAGCGGCTGACGCTGAGGTGGCGAAGGCAAGAGAAGCAAGCGCAGCCGCGGTAGCACAGCTGCGAGAGGAGTACaccaagaagaagagcgagaaggaggTAGCTCTGAGAGCGGctcagcaacaacagcagccgctgaGTCGTTCATTGCCTGCCTCTTCGGCAGTGTCTAGCCCTACGGTCGACCTCACCAGTCCCAGAGACGACTTCAGCGCGCGTGGCATCGGTGTTGCGGACCAGGCAAAGTTGGATGAAGAGGACCAGAAGCTGAGAGACGAGGCTTACAGGGCTGCAAGAATCTTCGAGGAGGAAACGCAGATCATGGTAGAGAACAAGAAGGCTGGCCGACCCCTCACTGCGACCCCGTCGGCGGACGTCTCTGCATGCGTTTCTGCAGAGGCGATTGCAGCTCTCGGACGCACGGCCAACcaggagcagcgcgcacgcgaGGCTGAGAACATGCGACATTTCATGGCTatgaagcagctggagacGAAGCACGATCAGGTCGTACGGGCCATGAAGGCccagctggagaagaactTGGGGTCGTCGACATCGTCGTCCGCGTCCAGCATTTTTAATCCTCGCCAGCAGCCCTCGTTCACCGCGCAGCTCACGGCTCGCAAGCAGGCGTGGCTGCGCGATCATCCGGCGCCATCGGCAGAGATGCCAATGCTTCCGCCCATTCCGACGCTGCCGACTGCCACTCTGCAGTCAGGCATGGTTgctgtgtgtatgcctggcgaagaggagcaggcggagtTAGTCAAGGTACGCCTCGTTgaggtgcgcgaggaggctcagcagcggtatgacgaagaggcgcaggcgcttcAAGCAGCTCGTGAGAGGGACCTCGAGACGTGGAGGGACGCGTATAGGTCATCACGGCTGAGGGAGGTCGAGAAGACCTTGGcagagctgaaggaggctgccactgccgagTCCGAGAAGCAACCAACCGAACTGCTGGTGCCTTGTGgtacagccgcagcagtggaggcTGCAACAGGCGAGGGGCGCCGGCTGGGGAGGTTGCAGTCAGAGTTGCAGGTCCTGGAGGATGCCATTGCCTCTGCAGACGGCGAGCACGAGCGCCAGACCCGTGCTCTGGAGGAGAACATCGTCTGCCTTGAGGAGTCGTTGGCACAACTACGCACACTGGAGCGccacgaggaagaggcgagggCAGTGCAAcgtcacctccagcagcagcgccagctggCAAAGGGTGCAAGCGAGTCCTCGTCCTACGCACATCCAgacaccgcctccgcctcgccgtcgaGGACGACACTTCCAACATCGAGCAAGCTCTACAtaacggaggaggaggcagctgGTGAGGAAGCGGTTCTGCGTGCCCGGTGGACGGCCCTTATTAGTGCGCTGCGTGGTGCCGTCCAACGCGAGATGGAGGCGTACGAGCGCGCACTGAATGGGTACTGTGTTCCGCACCACACATCCAGCGCCGTTGAAGCTGCGGGCACGCATCCGGCTTGTTTTACAGCGGCGACTGTGACTACACGTGGCGGGGCTTCAGTGCACCACACTGTGAGCACTCCGCGTGATGGGAACCCGGCGACAAGCGCAACTTCCTCTTTACCGCCACCTGCCCCTTCTTCAGTCATGATGACTGGTAGTACACTGCCGGGGCAACCGGCGGCAGTGCTAGagcagccaccactgccggcgTCGTCTTCAGTGGCTATTGGCTCTACTTTCACAAACCTCTCTGGCTACACTACCCCACTTCAGCGACCTTCCCGAAACcacgacgacagcggcacgGGCTCGATGATGATGAGTTCTACTGCGTCACGGATGCCGATTCCtccggcaccgcagctgtCTCTGATGGACGGACACTtaggcagaggtggcgctcCCGCTGCCTTCTCCGTGCAGCGGCCACTTCTCATCCCCTCATCAGAGCGGCAACCTCACCACTTGTGGCCTGACGCAAGCGCCATGTCGTCCTCAGTTGCTTCGCTGGGGGCGCGTAGCCGATATCTCGACCCAAGCGAGGGCGTGGGCGTATctcccgcagcggcgccgtgggCGACTGCCCCTGGTGGTGCACGGGGTGGAGGACCTCCAACTGgcacctccgctgcgtctgcgcagcagctcatggCGGCACTTGTCGGCCACGCCAGCTACTCTGGCGGGACGGCGAACGGCAGTGCCATTGACGATGCTGAGgttgcgcgtgtgcagcaTCATGCGGCGCGCCTGGCGGCTTTGCAGCAGActgcgctggcgcgccgGCACGGCCTGGAGGCCCGACGGCGCGAGATAGATAGGCTCCGTGACGTATGGCGTGCTGACATGCGAGCCTGCAAGCAGCACGGCGATCGCGCACAGGCTCTCCAGCTGAGAGAAGTGAAGGCTGCGTTAGAGGTGCAGGCCCGGGAGTTCAACAAGGAGGTACTGAAGCTGAAGAAACTGCATGCGCGCATACATAGGGAGGTGGTTCACTTCCGTCGGTGGCTGGCCTTCTGA
- a CDS encoding RNA methyltransferase, putative (TriTrypDB/GeneDB-style sysID: LpmP.17.1100), with translation MLRPTRRAVFDSFRAARGELDPLFSMKSEQLMCKAVRQYIVPSLSRQRHRSIGERLGHSQERSLFRTNVSLLLQEARRRGDYRVAAAALDVALAETELSRFAKLFEPTWIKDAVSSCRSAEELRVVEGVLRQHEQRLLASGSAPASEGFLLTAAFGRSRATERALRCGDDDADADDGAQSGALASTISASLQTKGDALGSNDAVENSVVGATLSEEARVAAALVQPPSLTDLATTGGTGSDALWLSPEERAAAGLRRLQRLQRNLTAGPNVSFTRYFLRQGLVRHEGELMALYQAMRARPLDVSFRVVGGGDAATDDAQPSGLLSPHASAVHCLLQRRRGLHRVPWLPPAMGAYTLDTRESTPADTVLANRQLLRSLARERLIVFQSLPSMLPVYYLDPQPGECVLDMCASPGNKTALILDCMHAGGNSEAHLSSSTAAGPSAAASESGRRRPLVGSGCVVANEAQASRIGDLLERLRNASPEVVVTRGRGQTFGLVDSHDGSSTGSVGGRGDAASLGHEAILGEGLYDRVLVDAPCSGEGRMGRDALSWRLWHPGRGIEFFRLQCALLQRAVRLCRTGGRVVYATCTLNPLENEAVVAAVLRACGDAVALISPPRPLPRRTQSQSEEDDGGSVPPLHLTAGLRSWDVPSGTGGFLCSATEAYAQGESATRLPPEIFAPASTGAEGDPKDIGGALQRCCRRVMPHLNGNTDGFFVAVLEKRAGVPPMLGATESRPLLAPSSYLDTASTTAVVPTLTAAASLAVSLAGGSNILNDRGFVRLAPSHHLVVKHLGGFFTSAPSHPPTASSAASTFTTQEPQQRECVSAQDFLERHGWTAFWCEGEGLRLLTRSTVQLLRRHSTIPVIPPTRKPNLLGLGFARPPQNPSDAPPAPPSTGTGLLDAGVLVVTAQGALTERGAALIRPSARSRVVSLPLFFAQLLLANRTLDIGASLQAMPTHIQEAEQALGPHNGVLTPFSAATQDRDDAGSGEAHTSTWYREALAALTPALGEGVGVAGNAIVVVRFSSSGFLAPPSWATPLAQWAWPVRVEVIKPWSSHNIGDTPRGLARLHLMLPAAARHRTQALIGRLQGHAHRHRNQQERLQASSRHDPSLIMGQQELHGSALKASQQHRLLFGAAAQVSALRAQPNAAPRALDSKITTPGTSLSQSLGVFEL, from the coding sequence ATGCTGCGTCCCACGCGACGCGCTGTTTTCGATTCCTTCCGGGCTGCCCGTGGTGAGCTCGaccctctcttctctatgAAGTCGGAGCAGCTCATGTGCAAGGCAGTGCGGCAGTACATcgttccctccctctctcgccagcggcaccgctccATTGGGGAGCGTCTGGGTCACTCGCAAGAGCGCAGTCTCTTCCGCACCaatgtctctctcctcttacAGGAGGCGCGGCGACGTGGCGACTACCGcgtcgcggccgccgcgctggATGTCGCTCTCGCTGAGACAGAGTTGTCACGCTTTGCGAAGCTGTTCGAGCCCACATGGATTAAGGACGCCGTCTCAtcgtgccgcagcgccgaagAACTGCGTGTTGTGGAAggcgtgctgcggcagcacgaaCAGAGGTTGCTTGCTAGCGGCTCTGCTCCCGCCTCAGAGGGCTTTCTGCTGACCGCCGCCTTTGGACGCTCGCGAGCAACGGAGCGTGCACTGCGTTGTGGAGACGACGATGCTGATGCCGATGACGGTGCGCAGAGTGGTGCGCTTGCTTCCACAATTTCCGCCTCCTTACAAACGAAAGGCGATGCACTGGGCAGTAATGACGCGGTCGAGAACAGCGTCGTCGGTGCCACGCTTTCTGAAGAAGCGCGagtggcagctgcgctggtACAACCGCCGTCGCTAACCGATCTTGCCACAACGGGCGGCACTGGAAGCGATGCGCTCTGGTTGTCGCCGGAAGAGCGAGCAGCCGCCGGGCTGCGACGActgcagcgtctccagcGCAACTTAACAGCTGGCCCAAACGTGTCCTTTACCCGCTACTTCCTTCGTCAAGGCCTTGTGCGCCACGAGGGGGAGCTCATGGCACTCTATCAAGCCATGCGCGCTCGCCCACTGGACGTGAGCTTCCGCGtcgtcggtggtggcgatgctgcCACAGACGACGCACAGCCCTCCGGACTTCTCTCGCcgcacgccagcgccgtgcactgcctgctgcagcgtcgccgcggtTTGCACAGGGTGCCGTGGCTGCCACCGGCGATGGGCGCTTATACCCTTGACACGCGGGAGAGCACCCCAGCCGACACCGTGCTGGCGAaccggcagctgctgcggtcccTCGCTCGCGAGCGTCTTATTGTGTTCCAGAGCTTGCCGAGTATGCTGCCCGTCTACTACCTTGACCCGCAGCCAGGGGAGTGCGTGCTGGATATGTGCGCGTCGCCGGGAAACAAGACGGCACTGATACTGGACTGCATGCACGCTGGGGGCAATAGCGAGGCACACTTGTCCTCAAGTACCGCAGCCGGgcccagcgcagcggcatctGAGAGtggccggcggcggcctctTGTCGGCAGTGGTTGTGTCGTCGCTAACGAGGCGCAGGCCTCGCGCATTGGCGATCTGCTGGAACGCCTGCGTAACGCATCACCTGAGGTGGTCGTCACGCGCGGACGCGGACAAACGTTTGGGCTGGTTGACTCCCACGACGgtagcagcaccggcagcgttGGCGGCCGAGGCGATGCAGCGTCACTCGGGCATGAAGCCATTCTTGGCGAAGGTCTGTACGACCGGGTTCTGGTCGACGCGCCGTGCTCCGGTGAGGGCCGCATGGGACGCGACGCCCTCTCGTGGCGGCTGTGGCACCCAGGCCGCGGCATCGAGTTTTTTAGACTGcagtgtgcgctgctgcaacgcgcGGTACGCCTTTGCAGGACGGGTGGCCGCGTTGTCTACGCCACCTGCACTCTCAACCCACTGGAGAAcgaagcggtggtggcggcggtgctgcgggcgtgcggcgacgccgtggcactcatctctcctccacgcccGTTGCCACGGCGAACCCAGTCgcagagcgaggaggacgatgGTGGCagtgtgccgccgctgcatctcACTGCTGGGCTGCGCAGTTGGGACGTTCCATCCGGCACCGGCGGATTCTTGTGCAGTGCCACGGAGGCCTACGCACAAGGTGAGAGCGCCACTCGGCTGCCACCCGAGATATTTGCACCAGCGTCGACGGGTGCGGAAGGGGACCCCAAAGACATCGGCGGAGCACTGCAGCGTTGTTGCCGACGGGTCATGCCTCACCTGAACGGCAACACAGACGGCTTCTTTGTCGCTGTTCTCGAGAAGCGAGCAGGGGTTCCACCTATGCTTGGAGCGACTGAGAGCCGCCCTTTATTGGCACCGTCATCGTACCTCGACACTGCATCCAccactgctgtggtgccAACGTTGaccgctgcggcgtcgctggcCGTCTCGCTTgcaggcggcagcaacaTCTTGAATGACCGCGGCTTTGTGCGGTTGGCTCCGTCGCATCACCTTGTGGTCAAGCATCTGGGAGGATTCTTCacctcggcgccgtcgcacCCCCCGACAGCATCGTCCGCCGCTTCTACTTTCACAACTCaggagccgcagcagcgcgagtgCGTCAGCGCTCAAGACTTCCTGGAGCGGCACGGCTGGACGGCTTTCTggtgtgagggagaggggctgcGGCTCCTCACTCGGTCTACAGTGCAGCTACTGCGTCGTCATTCCACCATTCCGGTGATACCGCCAACGAGAAAGCCGAATCTCCTCGGCCTAGGCTTTGCCCGCCCCCCGCAGAATCCTTCCGATGCTCCCCCTGCACCGCCGTCCACCGGAACGGGGCTGCTTGACGCGGGTGTGCTCGTGGTGACCGCGCAGGGGGCGCTGACGGAGCGCGGGGCGGCGCTTATCCGCCCAAGCGCCCGGAGCCGCGTCGTCTCGCTCCCACTTTTCTttgctcagctgctgctggcgaatCGCACACTAGACATCGGCGCCTCGTTACAGGCCATGCCGACCCACATccaggaggcggagcaggcgCTGGGACCACACAACGGCGTCCTGACGCCATTTTCAGCTGCTACCCAAGACAGAGACGATGCAGGATCCGGTGAGGCACACACCTCGACGTGGTACCGAGAAGCCCTGGCGGCTCTCACACCGGCACTTGGTGAAGGGGTAGGGGTGGCCGGCAATGCCATTGTCGTGGTGCGCTTCTCGTCCTCCGGCTTCTTAGCCCCCCCGTCATGGGCGACACCGCTGGCGCAGTGGGCGTGGCCCGTGCGCGTTGAAGTGATCAAGCCGTGGTCTTCACATAACATCGGCGACACGCCACGTGGGTTGGCGCGGCTTCACCTGATGCTCCCTGCAGCCGCGCGTCACCGCACGCAGGCCCTCATCGGCCGCCTGCAAGGCCATGCTCATCGCCATCGGAAccagcaggagcggctgcaAGCTAGCTCGCGACACGACCCGTCGCTCATTATGGGCCAACAAGAACTGCACGGTTCCGCGCTGAAGGCAAGTCAGCAGCATCGACTCCTGtttggcgccgctgcacagGTATCGGCGTTGCGAGCGCAGCCTAATGCGGCGCCACGCGCGCTGGATTCGAAGATTACCACCCCTGGGACATCGTTATCCCAGTCGTTGGGCGTGTTTGAGCTGTGA